The genomic window GCCCCTCCCACAGCCTCAAACCTTGTGCCTCTTCCCCGTAGCCCAACCCCTGTAACCTgtgtctcttccccccacccccatccctgccagggccctgggaccACAGCAGGAAGTGAGGGCTCTCCCAGCCCTGAGGCCGCAGAGGGAGCGAGAACTCCTCCAGTccaggggctgcagccagggccaggaaGCTGGGtcttctcctgccctgccctgctgccagagAGCTGGGTTGGGACGCAGAGactccctctgccccatcccggTGTTTGTCTTCTGGGAGTGGGACTCCTCAATTGGCCGGGACCCATGGGCCCATTGGCTAATCAACCACTGCACAGACCCACCACCTCTTACAAGTCAACATTTATTGTGAAACTGACTTCTATTACCTCCAGACACCCCAAAATTCTAGGGGCGCTTTGGGCTGTGTCCTACATCTCCCCTTACCTCCCACCTGGGGCAGGGGACACTGGCTGCCATTCCATACAGCTCCCCGCCATGTGGATCGGGGACCCCAAACCATCACACCAAAGCTCAGACCCAAACAAACTCCCACAAACTCCAAGATCTGAGCCAGCTTCCTGAATCGCAAAAccacagggcggaggggggggggaggggaggcaaatTATCCAGCACAAGGGGTCAAATGCAGGAAGCCGAGCCCATCAACACACACGATCGCCCAGAGCCATCCAGTTGCATTAGGCACAAGTAAGTTACTTCCTTTAGCCCCCTTTTATGCAGGGGGGAAATCAGGCAAAGGGAGTGGCTTGGCGGAGGTGACACACAGAGAATCAGTGACCGAGTCACTaagagaacccagcagtcctggctcccagtctcttgTTCTAAACCTGATTCCTCTTTCATTGCAAGGAGCAGAACCAGGAGCCCTCCTCAAAGCCAGCAATAAAACCCATaaatcctgactcccaatccagcCAACTAGacctcactcctctcccagaggcagggatgggaactcaggagtcctggctcccatcctcACCCCCAAGTCTCTCCAGACCATTAGCTACAGGCATCTTCGATGACCTCCAGCAGGGGGGCCTCCCCTCGTTTACTGTCCACTAGCAGCTGTGAGGGGCCGTGGACCAGCATGCCTGGGTCCCTGAAAGCTGTTTTCTGGAAGACCACGGCTCCATCCAGCACCGTGAGCCCATGATGGCGGCACAGCTCTGCCATCTCCTCAGGGCTGTCCACTGCCAGTAGCCGGGCAAGCCAGGTCAGAGGGCAGCGACAGTTCCTGGCACTGAAGCCGTGGCTAAAGGTGAGCAGTGCCAGGTGCCGGGCAGGGCCCAGGTGCCGATGGAGGGCGCAAATCGGCAGGTAGGGCAGGGCCTGCACCAGGCGGAAAAATCGTGCCCAGTTGCGCTCCAGGTAAGCCCAGTTGACAGCTAGCGCCGTGCGGAGTTCAGGGGAGGCCCGGACAgggtctgggagctgcaggacctGGTGCAGGGCTTCTGGGAAGCCTAGGGTGGAAAAGGGGTAAATCagagcagcgccccctgctgagccccccaccactGCTCCTTGCGCACAGCACCCCCCTGCGGAACTCCCCacaactccctgcagcacaggacCCCTACTGAGatcccccatcctgctccctgcagcacagtgcccttcCCTGACTACATTCCCCTCTCCCTGTCATCTGgttccctcccagcccctgcaccaTTCTCTAAACTCCAGCAACCCCTACTGAGCCCTCTGTGCCACCCCATGCAGCACAATGCCCTCTTCTGAGCCTCTActtctccttgcagcacagcaccccctactgagcccctgccccctctctgcaGCCCAGCGTCAGCCACTGATCTACCCACattgcttcctgcagcacagTACCTCCTAGCACcgcactggggtcagcactgactgccaggggagagtgcctCCTACTGAGCCCCTGACCCTGGTCTCTGTGGCACAGTGCCCTCTACTGAGCCACCACGCTATTCCCTGGGTCACAGTACCCCCTGCTGAGCAACACGGCCCACTCtctggctacatctacactacaggataaattcgaattagcttaacccgattttataaaacaaatattataaagtcgattgtgcgcgtccacactagacacattaattcggtggtgtgcgtccatgatccgacgctagcgtcgatttctggagcggtgcactgtgggcagctactgtaaaataaggaggccaataacttcgatttgcgtccacactaaccctaatccgatatagtaatatcgattttagcgttactcctctcgttttgtaggagtacagaaatcgatttaaagagccctttaaatcgatataaagagcagtgtagtgtggacgagtgcagcgttaaatcgatttaacgctgttaaaatcggtttaacagcgtagtgtagaccaggcctctgcaGCACAGCCCCTCCTACTGAGCAATGCATGCAGCACAGCGTGCCCTACTGAGCAACTCACCTTGCCCTATGCAGCACAACGCCCCCTTCTGACCCTCTCctactccctgcagcccagcacacaCCTCCCAAGACCTCCCCCAAATTCTTCCTGCAGCACAACAATCCCTACTGACTCCCTCCTGGTCCTGCAGCACAGCATCCCCTAGTGCTGCTCACCCAGATTGTAGAGGAGGAAAAGAGCCTGGAAGGCCGGCTCCCTGTGATGACAACTGTCCCGGTAGCAGCGCCGCAGCCAGCTGAAGCACTCTTGGAGCTGGGTGCGATGGAGGTGGGGGTCGAAGCGGGCAGGAGGTTCCTGGCACAGCTGGTAGCCGGCATGGAGCAGGTAGCCCAGTGATCGCTCCAGCAGGGCCACACATGAAGCCCCCTGCAGCCGCTGCAGCGTGGCATCCTGGCGCACAGCACGCAACCGGTCAGAGATGAAAGCATGGACCTCAGCTGGGGGCAGGTCAGCTTGCTGCGCCACCTGGCCCAGCAGGTAGCGCACAGTGGCcagcagcactggggcagggcgcagctcctggggctggggcagctccTTGCCAGCAGCTGGACGGGAATACTCCTTCACCACGCGGGCAGGGTCACCCTGCCGCGTCCCCTCCCGCAGCTCCAGCCGGTGCAGGCGGCCCTGGCGCTCCCGCTGCACCAGTTCACCCAGTGGGCACATCCCAGGGCATGTGCCCACTGGGAACTCATCTGCACCCCCCATTGGCCAGGCGCCTGCAGCAGAGACAGAGAGTGTGAGGATCcgggcgtggggggggggcagggggttcccACAGCATGTGGGGCAAgatgaggagaatcaggtcctccCCATggggactctgaggaggggcagGTCTGAGGGAAGGGCCCCTCCTTGTGGGGCCTGGTAGGTGGGTGATCTGAACTACGCCTCTGGTGGGTCCTAGGAGGAGACCTGGAGTCAGGGCTGTCCCTGTGGGAGAACTGGACCAATCCAGCAGCCCCCCAAATTatagcctcctccccccacgACCTGCCCAATGCTAGGGATAAAATCCGGAGTGCtgacacgcccccccccccgctctcaccactagaccccactctcctcccagcccTGAGGACAGAGCCCAGTCGCTCCTGCCCCAACCCGGGATCCTTCCCTGGGACCCACAATGCTCTACAGCCTCGACCCCCCCCCCTTCGCAattcccccacaatgcactgcgccAGAGGCTGCTTCCTCCTTGCACAGGCAAACAGCCCGTCATCATCATGTGATCTCACCATCCAATCCCAGCTGTGTAGGGCCGGGGCGGGGAATGCTGCTGGCTGGTCCGTTAGAAGCGGGCGCGCGCTCccgacacctgggttctatccctggctctaggaggggtcTAGTGACTTAGAACAGGGCAgctgtgagccaggactcctgggttctattcccagctctccccTCAGGCCATTGGGAGGGAGTTATTTTGccatctttgtgcctcagttgttcCCACCCAAGCTGGCAGCTGTGTGCTTTGTTTCCTTGCTGCTTGCAAAATGCTTTGCAGTGGTGAGCAGGGAAGGGAACTCCTggatctcctgccccagccatcAGGGCAAGGGGACCACATCCCCTCTAGAAGAGGAACCTAGGACGTACCATGCCAGGGGGCCCATTTAGCCTGGTATCCTATCTCCCAAAGCAGTCTGGCCCAGCTGCTCGAAAGGCAGGTGAAGGAGCCCTTTGGTAATGACATAAGTGGATCACAAGGGCAGGTTCCTCCTGACCCCCATTAGTCAGGAGTGAGCTCTTgccttgaagcatgagggtttctgCTCTTTCCCAAAGCCTAGGTGACATTTTAATCTTTGCTCTGGATGTTAGTTATTCAGATCAACATCCAATTCTGGTATGAATCCCTCTAACTTGGTTTCAATGAGGCCCTGTGGTAATGAGTCCCACAGGCTAACAGTGTGGAGACATTATACGATCAGACTCACGCTCCCTCACTCTGACCAGAATTCACCCACAATTTCAGCCCCCAAGAAAGCCATAAATCCAGGTTCCAGCCACACACCAGGACACTGAAGAACCAGGGAGGTTTCTCTCCACTGACCCACACCTTCCACAGCCCAACTTTCTCAGACACATGAGGGGTGGGAAATGTACAGGTAAAATACATTTaacaccaaaaatcatgactcctggattctactcctggctttgggaggggactggggactaGTAGTTAGAATaacagtcaggactcctgggttctatttccagctttgGGAGCTGTGTGGTCTAaaaggggctgggagtcaggcttCCTGGGTTCTTTTTCCAGGTTTGGGAATAGAGTGGGATCTAACgggttgggaggaggccagagaatcaggtctcctgggttttagtcccagctctgggagcaggggtgggaggaggagacaAGACTCCTGAGTTTTTTATTCCATTTTAAGAGAATCCAAAAGACAGCAACTCTCCAGAACTGTCagctctccctggctctgaggaGCCCATCAGAGTAGTTACAAGCTTCAGAAACATTAAAGGATGTACCCTGACAGTActctgaaactgaggcacagagatggggtgacttgcccaaggtcagacccCAAGTCTGTGACTGCACCAGGAATCAAATCCAGGTCTCTGGAGTCCCAGTCCTggggccttaaccacaagaccgcATGGAAAGGCTCCATCTAATCCTTCTCTATGGTAGTCACAGTTGAGAGTCATCAGGAGGAGGACTGAACTCAGGCCACAAGAGAAATGCcattggctggtggcagcagtaATAAGCCCTCATCCATTGTTTGGACCAGCTAAAACACAAGAGAATCTGGGCATTACCCAAGCAAGGCTGTGAGAGACAGAAAACCCTAAGGATTCCCCCAACAGTTAAGATTACAAATTAAAAATGCCCCCTGGGGTAAATAATTCaccctcttctctttctctcccaaAACAAGACATCGCCCCACCCAACATTCCCCATATCTGAGTGAGGCTCACCTGCTTCTCTGAACCAAAAGCTGTTTGATGGGTAGCTAAAGGGATTCAAGATGGAGGATGGTGTATTTATAGATTAAGTCCCACCCATAGGCAGGATTTACCTGGGAGGGTGGGGCTGAGATCTTTATATATAGATGAGAACCACTAGGCTAGTTCTAGATTAACTGAGTAAGGAGAGTGGAGCTAGTTAGGTGGCAAATCTATATGACCTTGGTGTGTGGGGATACAAAGAGTTCCTGGCATAGGAGGAAATAGTGAAGCCTGGTATGGCAGGAGGAGCAAAGAGGGCACATAAAGGCCCTGGTTTGTGGGAAATGGAAGGCACATAGAATCCCTGGCATAGGGGAGAGGAGAATGGAGAGCATGCACATATTCTGGCCTTGAGGAAAGGAAAAGGGGGGGCACACAGAGCACTTGGtatggggagaggggtggggaggagtcaccATGAGTCCTCAAAATAGTGGGCTGTGACCCAAAGACCCCTCAATGCTAACTGGCAGAGGGTACAGTGATACATAGGGCACAAGGATCCCCTCAGTTCGCCTAAAAGGTCATGCAAGGCTCTACTAGAAACCTGCATCACACTGGTCACCAAAATAATTATGAGATGGATGTATGGAAAATGTGAGGAGTTGTGGCTATGCTGAAAATTGTGTTGTCTAGGCCTTGTAGTTAAAGGCAGAGCACTCAAAGCCATGTGGGAGGCACCTATCTCCCTGGTGGGCCATTGTGTGTGTCCCAGGAGAAGTAGTAAAGGTGGCTTGTTTTCACTCTGACTGGCTAACTGCTGGATGTTAGGTGGGTGATTTTTGGAAGTTGCTGTGTGCTGCTCTTGCAGGCATGGCAAAGCTGAGTGTGCCCAATTGGTCGTGGCTGGGCACTCCAGGGCGACaggtgtaggagctggaggttaATGTGTGCTGAGGGCCGACTGGAAGGCCaggcttgtgttgccagaggcgGGGGGCTGCTTCACAGCAGGTGCAGACAAGACCCTCTCAGGCGAAGGGCAGGTGGCAGTGAGGTGCCTTGCAGCCCTGGCACCCTTGGAAGGCATCCTGAGGGGAGCacacagggagctgtggggggaatggaggGCAAAGAACCCCTGGTGTGTGCAATGCGCTTGGCCGACACAAGCTACATAACGTAAGCCCCTCTCCACTAGTCCCTGTTACCCAAGCAGACTCATGTCCACATCAGTTTGTTATTGGCAAAAGCCCGCTACAGAATGTCCTGCAAGCCATGTGGTTATAGatgctgggttgttattgtagggtctcttgcAATCACTGCCCTGACTGATTGTGCCTCTAGGAGAAAGCTTGAGGGTTAAATCTGGACCCTGCTTTCAGGGGAAAGATTAGAGGGTCCCAGCCCCACAGGATTGATGCAGGGCCCCCTGCTAAGGACAGAGCCCTGGCCACATGCTAGTCTCTGCCAATAGTCCCCTGGGGGCTCCAGTGCTGCTGTGAGAATGAGTCAGCAGCTTTCACCCCATGCGGCTGAGTGAATGGGGGTGGACAGGTGGTGCGAGTCATGCCCACATGtggcaggaaagcagggccatAGGAATTCAACTGTATTCCATTCCCTTTTCCTTCTATAGGTTCCTCCACCCCTCCAGTGTGTTGGCCTTGTCACCCACTAGTGCCTGCACCACAGAGGATAAAAGACCTGCTGCTGTCTGAAGGAGGACAGCTAAGCTCATGTGGGAGAAGCCCAGCCCTTTGACTATTACATTCCCATGTTCAAGTCCCAGGACTCCTGTGGTCTAtacccagctctgagaggggaaggGGGCCTACAGGCCTAGAGAggggaactgggagtcaggacacctggcttCTATTCtatgctctgggaggggaatgaggTCTAGAGAACTAGAACAAGAGGAAGCCAGGACTGCTGGATTCAATTTCCAGCTTTGCCACCAGTTTCCTATATGACTTTGGGGAAGTCatagctctctgtgcctcagcttctgcAAAGCGGGGGTGCTGACCTCTCCCTCTTTGGTTGTAGGGGCGCCAGAGCTCATTCACCTTTGCAAAGAGCTGGAGCGTCCTGACTGATTATTCAAACACAAGCCCAGGGGCAGAAGAAGAATCACCCACTGTCTGGAGAGGTGCTATAGACACAAACATCTTTAGTAGTGCAGAGATTCCCCCCTTCACCATACAGCCGTGTTAAAGCAAACCACGGAGGCTGTGTGAGTTGTGTGTTTCTAGCCAGGGCCTGTAGCCCTGCTTTTGAGCCCAGGGGGGACATGAGGGAAGGGCTTTAGCTAAGACACTGGCATGTGAAAGTGTTGGCCCTAGATCCCTTTGGAAAGGCAGTTTGGGGTTCAGATCTCAGctcagccccatgccctgggggcagggaggggacttAGATCCTGGCTCATGGCTGGAGATGAGTCAACTGGACCAGCTCTTCGGCCCGTTGTAGATACTCAGCTGTCTTCTTCTTCACTGCTTCCCGGCGGGTGGGATCAGGGTCtcctgggcagggagaggagaaatGCAAAAGATGTGCCCATGACTGTAAGCAATGTGCTGACTCCTCCCTGCAGAGAAACGTATGACACTTAAGCCTTTTCTTCAGCTGCAGAAttaatgggcggggggggggggtgtgtgtgtgtctgaactCAAGCTGGCCGTCCCCGGAGGGGGTTTAGGCTAAAACTCAAGTGAGTGAATCTCTCCAGCTGCTAGCACAACAGTGCAGGGTGACCGCAAGCTAGTGCTGCTTGAGGGCAGCTAATTCTTCAGTGTCTTCCCCCAATTCCTCCCCATCCAGGTGCCTGTAAAGGACAGATGGGTTCTCCCCACATTCACTAGAAAAGGATCACAGCCACTCAGCTTGCTGTGGTAATGGCTATGGGATGCCCAGGATGCCCCCCTGAAATCTTAGCACCTCCCAGGAGCAGGGCAGACACATCAACTGCAGCAAGGCTAATACTTCGCATGCAATCACAGAGTTAACTCTGCAGGGAAGACCTGCTCTTGGAGAACGGGGGCCTGGAGACACTGTCTCAGCATGCTGCCAGCTGGTCCCAATAGACTGGTGCATGTCTGGGCTGAGGACCAGGGATTTCAGGACCAAGACCCACACCTCCAAACTCAGTGACATCTAGAGAAAGCAGCTGTGGGTTTGTTCTTTATGCTGGCCTGTTTGGCCACAACAGCCCAGACTAAATGTGGGAGGATCCACGCTGCTGGTAGGTAGCCTGAGTTAATTTGCAACCCCCTGGGGAAACAAAAGGCCCCCAAGGATCAAGGAAGGGAAAAGACAGTCAAAAAAACCACAGCAAAATCTGTGCTTAAGCCAAAGAGGAAGTGGCAGCCCTGGCAAGGGACATAGGATCAATCTCACACCCTGGGTAACCTTAATATTGGATCTTCCTCCCTCCTGACAGCAGGCTGAGGGTGGGTGGCTCATTGGCAATACCTAGCTGCAGCTGAggagctctttggggtagggattgCCTGTTccatgtttgtgcagcacctagcacactggggtcctgcTCCAGGACTGGGGCGACCAGATGCAGCCTCATTAGCTGTTACAGGGCAGGAGAAGGGAGGGCCATGCTGAACTCTGAGGCCTCTCTTTGTCTGGCTGGAATGTGAGAACttatgaaaactgaccacttcCAGAATCGCTAGGAATGGTCAAGGTGCTGGCACCCTGCGGAACTGGGCACAATGAGCAAACCCTGATTCTCACTAGAAATTGATCTACTGAGGCTCCCTGGTGCCCTTTGCTGCAGCCTACACACTTCACAGGCAGCAGCTCACCAGAGGGCCATACACTTCATTGCTCACACAGGCCAAGCTCCTGGTGTTACCCAACTTCTTCAGTGCTAATGGAGGAtcgtgctgggggaggaggggctggctgggcatGAGGGGGGTAAGGGTCAAAGGCTCTGttcgggcagggggctggatacAGTGGGGGCAAACAAGGGGCTGGCCAGCaatggggaggggctgctggctaTACAGTTTGGCCTACCTATGCCATGAAGAGTGCAATGCTCTGGTAATAAAAGCACTGGCCCAGGCCAGTCCCTGGATCCCCTCTCACATCCCTGCGAGCAAGTGGGTTGGCTGCAACGTGGGGAGGGTTGTTCCACTGCAGCTTGTGAGAGCTGCCCCAAGTCCCTGCTTGGGGTGATTTAGGGGACACAGCCACCCGCCCCCCTGAGAGGGGGCCAAGTGCAGCCTGATGGAATCAAGGCCTGTGACTCTGCTCtcgggagggcgggggggggggggggaaggaggggaataaATGGAGGTACAACACCGCTGACACTAATGGCCAGGGGGCTAATAGCTGCCATGACACAGACATCTCTGGGAGAGtaggggagggagctgggagtcaggactcctgggtacgATGCCAGGCTCTGGGAGATGAGTGGAGTCCAGTGGTTgaagctgggggccaggacttcTGCGTTctgctctggctgtgctgcagacTTCATGCCATGCCTTGTGGGGGACGTCACCTaaccttctctgtgcctcattttcccctctATGCTATGGAGGGTGCTGGTTTATCAATGAGGTCAGACCAAgagatttcccccacccctccaagtaCCTTGCACCCCCTTCAGCAGGATGTCCACCCCACTGCGGTAGCAACAGAGGGCCCCTGCGTAGTCTTTGGCTGCTTCTCTCTTCAAGGCCAGTGTGATCTCctcagtggccactgccaggtacCCTCCCGGGTCCAGTCCCTGTATTGCCTCCTGCTCCGCAGGCTGAGAGATCTGCAGGTCCCACAGGGCATCAGCTGCCAGCTCAATGTCCTGGCTGGGGAGGAGTTCTGATCCCACGGCCAACATGGCCCCCTGGGAAGGGCTGGCTGAGCATTGCTCTGAAAGCACAAAGTGCGTGGGTGGGGGAGGCATGTTAGAAGGGAGCGGGGACCCCACGCCAGCTTCATGAGACTGAAACCCTCCGTTCTCCTCCATTCCCTTCTCCCACTATGGGGAGCATCAGGCAAGATT from Gopherus flavomarginatus isolate rGopFla2 chromosome 6, rGopFla2.mat.asm, whole genome shotgun sequence includes these protein-coding regions:
- the SAC3D1 gene encoding SAC3 domain-containing protein 1, coding for MGGADEFPVGTCPGMCPLGELVQRERQGRLHRLELREGTRQGDPARVVKEYSRPAAGKELPQPQELRPAPVLLATVRYLLGQVAQQADLPPAEVHAFISDRLRAVRQDATLQRLQGASCVALLERSLGYLLHAGYQLCQEPPARFDPHLHRTQLQECFSWLRRCYRDSCHHREPAFQALFLLYNLGFPEALHQVLQLPDPVRASPELRTALAVNWAYLERNWARFFRLVQALPYLPICALHRHLGPARHLALLTFSHGFSARNCRCPLTWLARLLAVDSPEEMAELCRHHGLTVLDGAVVFQKTAFRDPGMLVHGPSQLLVDSKRGEAPLLEVIEDACS